The following are encoded together in the Acidobacteriota bacterium genome:
- a CDS encoding aminotransferase class I/II-fold pyridoxal phosphate-dependent enzyme: MSKLTRLNRRAFLRSTGLTAVAGAVGTTVPLAAAAGGAVRQPGGRYDFDTVYDRIGTDSSKWDAQIARYGRDKIEVGMGTADQDFPIAPPITQALRDRVAHENYGYLTIPDSYKESIVNWNQRRYGLAIDPDTIRHAAGVHPGIISTLRAFCPPGSKVLMQTPGYNGFYTDIRVVGCVAEESPLRLVNGRYEMDFEDLERRIDHDTHAFILCNPHNPTGNVWSRSDLMTLGEICMRRRVVVLADEIHCDFVTKGQTYTPFAMLDDEAVVRNSVTYKSVSKSFNLSMLKCAYQFSTNPDYLERIEGVGQHRQAMNTLGIVAAEAAYNECEDWLDQLLEYIDGTHDFVESYVRSNVPGVETVKPEGTYLAWLDTSAAMDAAGMQQAADEAEEDLTPEQAFQRYLVDHAHIHLNPGSSYGLGSDGRMRMNIATSRQLVERALGNMARALA, translated from the coding sequence ATGTCGAAGCTCACTCGGCTCAACCGGCGCGCCTTTCTGCGTAGCACCGGCTTGACGGCGGTCGCGGGCGCCGTCGGCACAACGGTCCCCTTGGCGGCGGCAGCCGGCGGTGCGGTTCGCCAGCCGGGCGGCCGCTACGACTTCGACACCGTCTACGACCGCATCGGGACCGACTCGTCGAAGTGGGATGCCCAGATCGCCCGTTACGGCCGCGACAAGATCGAGGTCGGCATGGGCACCGCCGATCAGGACTTCCCGATCGCGCCGCCGATCACCCAGGCGCTTCGTGACCGCGTTGCGCACGAGAACTACGGCTACCTGACGATTCCGGACTCCTACAAGGAGTCGATCGTCAACTGGAACCAGCGGCGCTACGGGCTCGCCATCGACCCCGACACGATCCGGCACGCCGCCGGCGTCCACCCCGGCATCATCAGCACCCTGCGCGCCTTCTGCCCGCCCGGCAGCAAGGTGCTCATGCAGACGCCGGGCTACAACGGCTTCTACACCGACATCCGGGTCGTCGGCTGCGTCGCCGAGGAGAGCCCGCTGCGGCTCGTGAACGGCCGGTACGAGATGGATTTCGAGGATCTGGAGCGCCGCATCGACCACGACACGCACGCGTTCATCCTGTGCAACCCGCACAACCCCACCGGCAACGTCTGGTCACGGAGCGACCTGATGACCCTCGGCGAGATTTGCATGCGCCGGCGCGTCGTGGTGCTCGCTGACGAGATCCACTGCGACTTCGTCACGAAGGGCCAAACCTACACGCCGTTCGCCATGTTGGACGACGAGGCCGTCGTCCGCAACAGCGTCACCTACAAGTCGGTGAGCAAGTCCTTCAACCTGTCCATGCTGAAGTGCGCGTACCAGTTCTCGACCAACCCCGACTATCTGGAGCGGATCGAGGGGGTGGGGCAGCACCGGCAGGCGATGAACACCCTGGGGATCGTCGCGGCCGAGGCGGCCTACAACGAATGCGAGGACTGGCTCGATCAGCTCCTGGAGTACATCGACGGCACGCACGACTTCGTCGAGTCGTACGTCCGCTCGAACGTGCCGGGTGTGGAGACCGTCAAGCCGGAGGGCACGTATCTCGCCTGGCTCGACACGAGCGCGGCCATGGACGCGGCCGGCATGCAGCAGGCGGCGGATGAGGCGGAGGAGGACCTGACTCCGGAGCAGGCGTTCCAGCGCTACCTGGTGGACCACGCGCACATCCACCTGAACCCGGGGTCGTCCTACGGGCTGGGCAGCGACGGCCGCATGCGGATGAACATCGCCACGTCGCGCCAACTCGTCGAGCGGGCGCTCGGCAACATGGCGCGGGCTCTGGCCTGA
- a CDS encoding peptidoglycan DD-metalloendopeptidase family protein, translating to MPDRQYQRRRPLRPLPRPDPAERRAVDGWVRVVPAVLVAHVLLMVTLWARPGHLALWLWYAGPIVLALTTAILLVLSLRSAYRWKHGANVWQLLAYAGLFAVIFTLPVYDPYPSSYDERPSDVTFRLPLDEPLTVAWGGATSDVNYHVYLPDQRWAYDLVVTRDGSTFAADGAALDDYYAYGLPVYAPAPGVVFASHDGEPEVQIGDERWGLAGLGNHVGIEVAPNEYLFVGHLQPGSVAVSAGEQVAAGQLLGRVGNSGNSSEPHVHLHLQDAPRPYFGEGIPFHFHGYRHEGRLVARGMPEGGFRDGLYNGARVVHVHASDDLTLAAKARLFDVDLAERFLAADGQVRVRRRLPTTDQPHVTYNMSDTAYMTGLYCATQTWRFLANGDPEAAERARAAASALRHLVAVTGRPGLLARASAPVDEPWLDDGTWRVTADGGRRWRGNVSSDQVDAMMFGLYVYGAHLADDAERAALGATAAAVVDAVVANDLRIIGYDGQPTRWGRYHPTYVADEEPMNALLMLQMVKVAEALTGLPRFTQEYERLLDLGYARIGEGARRDRPPREANHSDDVLIAIALYPLLELEQDPAIRVHYERAADRWFHGGAHPGIDVEANPLATFLHRHWTGDESYDAAALDTLRGVPLDMKWNPDTIAAYSRRFGFSFTPAPVLPQEGEGPLPIAQRGRTWSFLVHNPYHRGGDRLTAAPFETNGLDYLLSYWFGRAHGMIQLTD from the coding sequence ATGCCCGATCGCCAGTATCAACGCCGGCGTCCGTTGCGTCCGCTGCCGCGGCCCGATCCGGCCGAGCGGCGGGCGGTCGACGGCTGGGTGCGCGTCGTGCCCGCCGTGCTCGTCGCGCACGTGCTCCTGATGGTGACGCTCTGGGCCCGGCCGGGACATCTCGCGCTCTGGCTCTGGTACGCGGGGCCGATCGTCCTCGCGCTGACGACCGCCATCCTGCTCGTCCTTTCGCTCCGCTCCGCCTACCGCTGGAAGCACGGCGCAAACGTCTGGCAACTGCTCGCCTACGCCGGCCTGTTCGCCGTCATCTTCACGCTGCCGGTGTACGACCCGTATCCATCGTCGTACGACGAGCGGCCGAGCGACGTGACGTTCCGCCTCCCGCTTGACGAGCCGTTGACGGTCGCCTGGGGGGGCGCGACCTCCGACGTCAACTACCACGTCTATCTCCCCGACCAGCGCTGGGCCTACGACCTGGTGGTGACGCGGGACGGAAGCACCTTCGCGGCCGACGGCGCAGCCCTCGACGACTACTACGCCTACGGGCTGCCGGTCTACGCGCCCGCCCCCGGAGTCGTCTTCGCATCGCACGACGGCGAGCCCGAGGTGCAGATAGGCGACGAGCGCTGGGGGCTGGCCGGCCTCGGCAACCACGTCGGCATCGAGGTGGCGCCGAACGAGTATCTCTTCGTCGGCCACCTGCAGCCCGGGTCCGTCGCCGTGTCGGCCGGCGAGCAGGTCGCCGCCGGCCAGTTGCTCGGGCGCGTCGGCAACTCCGGCAACAGCAGCGAGCCGCACGTCCACCTGCACCTGCAGGACGCGCCCCGCCCCTACTTCGGAGAAGGCATCCCGTTCCACTTCCACGGCTATCGCCACGAAGGGCGCCTCGTCGCCCGCGGCATGCCCGAGGGGGGGTTCCGCGACGGCCTGTATAACGGCGCGCGCGTCGTTCATGTGCATGCGAGCGACGACCTGACGCTGGCCGCGAAGGCCCGGCTCTTCGACGTCGACCTCGCCGAGCGGTTCCTGGCCGCGGACGGCCAGGTGCGCGTGAGGCGACGGCTGCCCACCACCGATCAGCCGCACGTGACCTACAACATGTCCGACACGGCCTACATGACCGGCCTGTACTGTGCGACCCAGACGTGGCGCTTCCTCGCCAACGGCGATCCGGAGGCAGCCGAGCGGGCGCGCGCGGCCGCCTCTGCCCTTCGCCATCTGGTGGCGGTTACCGGTCGTCCCGGCCTCCTCGCGCGGGCGTCGGCGCCCGTCGACGAGCCGTGGCTCGACGACGGGACCTGGCGGGTGACGGCCGACGGCGGCCGGCGCTGGCGCGGCAACGTCAGCTCCGATCAGGTCGACGCCATGATGTTCGGCCTTTACGTCTACGGCGCCCATCTCGCGGACGACGCCGAGCGGGCGGCGCTCGGCGCCACGGCCGCCGCGGTAGTGGACGCGGTCGTCGCCAACGACCTGCGGATCATCGGCTACGACGGCCAGCCAACCCGGTGGGGGCGCTATCACCCGACCTACGTCGCCGACGAAGAGCCCATGAACGCGCTGCTGATGCTGCAGATGGTGAAGGTGGCCGAGGCCCTGACCGGTTTGCCGCGTTTCACGCAGGAGTACGAGCGGCTGCTCGACCTGGGGTACGCCCGCATCGGCGAGGGGGCGAGACGCGATCGACCGCCGCGCGAGGCGAACCACTCGGACGACGTGCTGATTGCCATCGCCCTCTACCCGCTGCTGGAACTCGAGCAGGATCCCGCCATCCGCGTGCACTACGAGCGGGCGGCGGACCGCTGGTTCCACGGCGGCGCCCACCCAGGCATCGACGTCGAGGCGAATCCCCTGGCCACGTTTCTGCACCGGCACTGGACCGGCGACGAATCGTACGACGCGGCGGCGCTCGACACGCTGCGCGGAGTCCCCCTCGACATGAAGTGGAACCCCGACACCATCGCGGCCTACTCGCGCCGCTTCGGGTTCTCGTTCACGCCGGCCCCGGTGCTACCCCAGGAGGGCGAGGGACCTCTGCCGATCGCGCAGCGCGGCAGAACCTGGAGCTTCCTCGTCCACAACCCGTATCACCGGGGTGGCGACCGGCTCACGGCAGCGCCCTTCGAGACGAACGGCCTCGACTACCTGCTCAGCTACTGGTTCGGCCGGGCGCACGGCATGATTCAACTGACCGACTGA
- a CDS encoding amidohydrolase family protein, which produces MAFRGGLPGVVSTVALAVPLSVSIAEAANRCDVSPGRSSETIVVGNLLLGAEGADRGAVLVVDGRIAAVGEPEDVRSSAPEATVIDCGSLHVSPGFINAHEHPRSSGGFPDSGMRPAYSHRDEWQGNAGAEHYELQWAAAEDPIHQFWIELRHLLAGTTTLAGSGAVPGLLKNASWRDEPAYVYPADTRTFPYGVATETFAGLPCPYEGPSTFDPALGRGFPPAAPYTPHIAEGTNCTAALEGRFYLDYVARNPGRRYALVHGVGLDAASIERLGDLDVTLVWSPRSNLALYGATVDIPAALRADARVAIGTDWSYSGSYNLFEEFRCAEGVDRELWDDSLSARDLWRMATEHAAYALGIERLTGKLEPGLAADVLVFENRADDPYAGLVDSTAADVVATFVDGELISGRSDAFDAAQLPATCGNPIGEHFLCVDYAAYGFEHDELLQANAQAVPLFSNERQASCGAFERPRR; this is translated from the coding sequence ATGGCGTTCAGGGGTGGCTTGCCGGGAGTCGTGAGTACCGTCGCTCTCGCCGTCCCGTTGTCCGTGAGCATCGCGGAAGCGGCGAACCGCTGCGACGTGTCCCCCGGTCGATCGAGCGAGACGATCGTGGTCGGGAACCTGCTCCTGGGCGCGGAGGGAGCCGACCGCGGAGCGGTGCTGGTCGTCGATGGCCGGATCGCAGCCGTCGGCGAACCCGAAGACGTGCGATCGTCGGCCCCCGAGGCCACCGTCATCGACTGCGGCTCGCTGCATGTCTCGCCGGGGTTCATCAACGCGCACGAGCATCCGCGATCCAGCGGCGGATTCCCCGATTCCGGAATGCGCCCGGCTTATTCGCACCGCGACGAGTGGCAGGGCAACGCCGGCGCGGAACACTACGAGCTCCAGTGGGCCGCGGCTGAGGACCCGATCCACCAGTTCTGGATCGAGCTGCGCCACCTGCTGGCGGGCACCACGACGTTGGCCGGTTCGGGAGCCGTGCCGGGGTTGCTCAAGAACGCGAGTTGGCGAGATGAGCCGGCCTATGTCTATCCCGCTGACACGCGGACGTTTCCGTACGGCGTCGCTACCGAGACATTCGCGGGCCTGCCCTGTCCGTACGAAGGACCGTCCACTTTCGATCCTGCTCTCGGCCGGGGCTTTCCGCCGGCCGCTCCGTACACGCCGCACATCGCCGAAGGAACGAACTGCACGGCCGCGCTCGAAGGCCGGTTCTATCTCGACTACGTGGCGAGGAACCCGGGGAGGCGCTACGCGCTCGTCCACGGTGTCGGACTGGACGCGGCGAGCATCGAACGGCTCGGGGATCTGGACGTCACCCTCGTCTGGTCGCCCCGGTCGAACCTGGCGCTGTACGGCGCGACGGTGGACATACCGGCCGCGTTGCGGGCCGACGCTCGCGTGGCGATTGGTACGGACTGGTCATACTCGGGTTCGTACAACCTCTTCGAGGAGTTTCGTTGCGCCGAGGGCGTCGATCGAGAGCTGTGGGACGACAGCCTCTCGGCACGCGATCTCTGGCGCATGGCGACGGAGCATGCGGCCTACGCGCTGGGCATCGAGCGACTGACCGGCAAGCTGGAGCCGGGACTCGCCGCCGACGTGTTGGTCTTCGAGAATCGAGCGGACGACCCCTATGCCGGCCTCGTGGACTCGACCGCCGCAGACGTCGTCGCCACCTTCGTGGACGGCGAGCTCATTAGCGGGCGCAGCGACGCGTTCGATGCGGCGCAATTGCCGGCCACGTGTGGGAATCCCATCGGCGAGCACTTCCTCTGCGTCGATTACGCCGCATACGGTTTCGAGCACGACGAACTCCTGCAGGCCAACGCGCAGGCCGTTCCCCTGTTCTCCAACGAGCGGCAGGCGAGTTGCGGCGCCTTCGAGCGACCGCGCCGATGA
- a CDS encoding transcriptional regulator produces the protein MSTLTERIDRLPPARRKRVEDRAKALIAEEMSLRDLRRARKQTQVRVAEKLRINQENVSRLEQRSDLLLSTLSSYVEAMGGKLSLVVEFPDRPPVALTGIAALDDHS, from the coding sequence ATGAGCACGTTGACGGAGCGGATCGACCGGTTGCCACCAGCACGCCGGAAGCGCGTGGAGGACCGTGCCAAGGCACTAATCGCCGAAGAGATGTCGCTACGAGACCTGCGCAGGGCCAGAAAGCAGACACAAGTGCGCGTCGCCGAGAAGCTCCGCATCAATCAGGAAAACGTCTCCCGCCTCGAACAGCGTAGTGACCTGCTGCTCTCCACGCTCAGCAGCTACGTCGAGGCGATGGGCGGCAAGTTGAGTCTCGTCGTGGAGTTCCCGGACCGGCCTCCGGTGGCACTAACAGGCATAGCGGCGCTGGACGATCACTCGTAG